A single region of the Pyricularia oryzae 70-15 chromosome 4, whole genome shotgun sequence genome encodes:
- a CDS encoding choline-sulfatase, whose amino-acid sequence MAPDLNSMPPSPMKGQAPTAEAGPRLNGSTSNGTRQKQPNILYIMADQLAAPLLKMYNPDSQIKTPNLDALAAQSVQFDSAYCPSPLCAPSRMSMITGLLPMKIGAYDNAAQIPSDIPTYAHYLRMHGYHTVLAGKMHFIGDQLHGYETRLTSDIYPGDFGWAVNWDAPDTRLEWYHNASSILQAGVCVRSNQLDYDEEVMYRSKQFLYNHVRQGPDARPFCLTVSLTHPHDPYTIEKKYWDLYEDVDIALPKVQIPKEDQDPHSKRLLKVCDLWDQEFTPEQIKRARRAYYGAVSYVDDCIGKLLDVVKACGLDDNTIVVFSGDHGDMLGERGLWYKMSYFESSVRVPLLVRPSGRGEFLPHRVTQNVSTLDMLPTLCDLVGTKPLAGLPMDGISLLPHLQGRSEEGHDTVLAEYTGEGTVGPLMMIRRGPWKFVTCPADGQQLFNLAEDPDEVVDLVKVLAKKKAQNGGGTSESHERIQSVLAAFRTEADSMWDYAAITEEVLSSQRRRRLVWGALKRGKFTSWDYDPVDDGREKYIRSHMDLDDLERMARYPPVDAYGRETATIVTDQAGSHGQ is encoded by the exons ATGGCCCCGGACCTCAACTCAATGCCGCCTTCGCCAATGAAGGGCCAGGCACCTACCGCGGAAGCAGGACCAAGACTCAATGGCAGCACCTCCAACGGCACGCGCCAGAAGCAACCCAATATCCTCTACATCATGGCGGACCAGCTGGCCGCACCGCTTCTCAAGATGTACAACCCAGACTCGCAGATCAAGACTCCTAATCTCGACGCCCTAGCAGCGCAATCAGTCCAGTTCGACAGTGCCTACTGTCCCTCACCACTCTGTGCCCCTTCCCGCATGAGCATGATCActggcctgctgcccatGAAAATTGGCGCTTACGACAACGCCGCACAAATCCCCAGCGACATCCCAACGTATGCCCACTACCTACGCATGCATGGGTATCATACGGTCCTGGCAGGCAAGATGCATTTCATTGGCGACCAGCTGCACGGCTACGAGACACGCTTGACCAGTGACATCTACCCCGGCGATTTTGGCTGGGCGGTGAACTGGGACGCGCCCGACACCAGGCTTGAGTGGTACCACAATGCCAGTTCCATCCTGCAGGCCGGTGTTTGTGTGCGCAGCAACCAACTCGACTATGACGAGGAGGTTATGTACCGGTCCAAGCAATTCCTTTATAATCACGTCCGACAGGGTCCGGATGCCCGCCCTTTCTGTTTGACG GTATCTCTCACACACCCTCACGACCCTTACACAATCGAAAAAAAGTACTGGGATCTATACGAGGATGTGGATATTGCGCTCCCCAAGGTGCAGATCCCCAAGGAGGATCAGGATCCGCACAGCAAGCGCCTGCTCAAAGTGTGCGATCTGTGGGACCAGGAGTTCACGCCTGAACAGATCAAGCGAGCTAGAAGAGCCTACTATGGCGCTGTCAGTTATGTGGACGACTGCATTGGCAAGCTGTTAGACGTCGTAAAGGCGTGCGGGTTGGACGATAACACTATTGTGGTCTTTAGCGGCGACCATGGCGACATGCTGGGCGAGCGCGGTCTCTGGTACAAGATGAGTTACTTCGAAAGCTCGGTTCGAGTGCCATTGCTGGTGCGGCCGAGCGGCCGGGGTGAGTTTTTACCACACCGGGTCACACAGAATGTGAGCACGTTGGACATGCTCCCGACACTGTGTGATCTGGTGGGCACCAAACCCCTGGCTGGGCTGCCCATGGATGGTATTAGTCTACTCCCGCATCTTCAGGGCCGCTCTGAGGAGGGTCATGACACAGTTCTGGCCGAGTACACTGGCGAGGGCACAGTCGGCCCGCTGATGATGATCCGTCGCGGGCCGTGGAAGTTTGTGACGTGCCCTGCGGATGGACAGCAGTTGTTCAACTTGGCCGAAGATCCGGACGAGGTGGTAGATCTGGTCAAGGTGCTGGCCAAGAAGAAAGCGCAGAATGGAGGAGGCACCAGCGAGTCACACGAGAGAATCCAATCTGTACTGGCAGCGTTCCGGACTGAGGCCGACAGCATGTGGGATTATGCAGCCATTACCGAGGAGGTGCTGAGTTCGCAGAGGAGACGAAGACTGGTGTGGGGTGCGCTGAAGAGGGGCAAATTTACGAGCTGGGACTATGATCCAGTTGATGATGGACGGGAGAA GTACATCCGATCCCACATGGACCTCGATGACTTGGAGCGTATGGCAAGATACCCGCCCGTTGACGCCTATGGGCGAGAGACTGCCACAATCGTTACCGACCAGGCTGGATCACACGGACAGTGA
- a CDS encoding phospho-2-dehydro-3-deoxyheptonate aldolase, which yields MTDTTQGWAPDSWRSKPIKQCPEYPDQEALKKATTQLKRLPPIVHPREIERLKELLSDVAHGKAFLLQGGDCAELFDYCEQSTIESKIKLLLQMSLVLIWGGNKRVVRIGRMAGQYAKPRSSPTEIVDGREVPSFRGDILNGFPLDQRELDPGRMVQAYHHSSATLNYVRASISSGIADLHRPLDWGLGHVRDATLKAKYEQAVDFLTESLRFMQTIGADKSPNLGTVELYTSHEGLLLEYEEPLTRLLENPSTATKGDEVTAGKKYYDTSAHFLWIGDRTRQIDGAHVEFFRGIANPIGVKVGPSTPASDLLSLLRKLNPDREAGKITLITRYGADRVAELLPAHIRAVEDSEYRGLAVWQCDPMHGNTRSVGNFKTREFKDIFEELSQTLRIHREEGSYLGGVHLELTGDAVTECLGGAAELEASDLPTNYTTFCDPRLNEKQALELAFLVADHYRKGRTPPTC from the coding sequence ATGACGGACACAACACAGGGCTGGGCTCCAGACTCTTGGAGGTCAAAGCCCATCAAACAATGTCCTGAATATCCAGACCAAGAGGCCCTGAAAAAGGCGACGACGCAGCTCAAGCGGCTTCCGCCCATTGTGCACCCGCGCGAGATTGAGCGGCTCAAGGAGCTACTGTCAGATGTCGCCCATGGTAAGGCCTTTCTTCTGCAGGGCGGCGACTGCGCCGAGCTGTTTGACTATTGCGAACAAAGCACCATAGAGTCCAAGATCAAGCTGCTCTTGCAGATGAGTCTGGTCCTGATTTGGGGCGGAAACAAGCGGGTTGTCCGCATAGGCCGCATGGCTGGGCAGTACGCCAAGCCTCGGTCCAGTCCGACTGAGATTGTCGACGGCCGCGAGGTGCCCTCCTTCCGGGGAGATATTCTAAACGGCTTCCCACTTGACCAGCGAGAGCTTGACCCCGGTAGGATGGTTCAAGCATACCACCACTCGTCCGCTACGCTCAATTACGTGAGGGCATCAATCTCTTCCGGGATCGCAGACCTACACCGCCCGCTGGACTGGGGTCTCGGCCATGTGCGCGACGCCACCCTCAAGGCAAAGTACGAACAAGCCGTTGACTTCTTGACAGAGTCGCTGCGGTTCATGCAAACCATTGGCGCCGACAAGAGCCCGAATCTGGGCACGGTAGAGCTATATACCAGTCACGAAGGGCTACTCCTCGAGTATGAGGAGCCCCTCACGCGCCTGCTCGAGAACCCCTCCACGGCAACCAAGGGCGACGAGGTGACAGCGGGCAAGAAGTACTACGACACTTCGGctcatttcctttggattggAGACCGCACTCGTCAGATTGACGGCGCCCACGTCGAGTTTTTCCGCGGCATCGCGAATCCCATCGGCGTCAAGGTCGGGCCCAGCACGCCCGCCTCCGACTTGCTCTCTTTGCTACGGAAACTCAATCCCGACCGCGAGGCGGGCAAGATAACGCTCATCACGAGGTACGGTGCCGATCGCGTTGCCGAGCTGCTGCCCGCGCACATCCGCGCCGTCGAGGACAGTGAGTAccgtgggctagctgtgtggcAGTGCGACCCGATGCACGGCAACACGCGGTCCGTGGGGAATTTTAAGACCAGGGAGTTCAAAGACATTTTCGAGGAATTGTCTCAGACCCTCAGGATCCACAGAGAGGAGGGCTCCTACCTTGGAGGCGTTCATCTCGAGCTCACGGGCGATGCCGTCACAGAGTGCCTGGGTGGTGCGGCAGAACTAGAGGCCTCAGATCTACCGACAAACTACACAACTTTCTGCGACCCTAGACTCAACGAGAAACAGGCCTTGGAGCTGGCATTCTTGGTTGCCGATCACTATCGTAAGGGGAGGACACCACCAACTTGTTGA
- a CDS encoding nucleoporin NIC96: MSLFGAPAASTSAPAAPSLFGAPAAGASAPAPSSLFGSTQQQQPASSGLFGAQPDQKRPAPGGGSLFGTTNSGAAQPAASQNSQLIGLDGKPSSSPFATAIPQTKPTSSLFNNTATNAAGASMFDSSIARPAGAQSVNGSQAGGALFDSLLAKAKKNGDGGDGVEYLPSIQLGLSDLQQRLRKLGPQGRAADRPPLDGRAHYLLAASGVDPGAAVKDLGDFAARAGGRVPETRPLAPSPGELDVETYLSNLQAKTTLSMIADGLERSVRDFDSFLEENVNMEWEAQRRRIYDHFGIKPREDAAGPKRSSVSTGRDDVGGFGRSKRSRNATGGAEAPGRATQRNSTFGKSGMLRSVIGSPSRIGSHGAQFVDVEMVGHNGLGTGIPSINERFLDDKQRQFIEKIHSLNDSRLMNLSYPIMHEFADVTKRSGDVHAPKIYEAYNAMIEVIGEDPDADPNVPGSTTRQRQFAQSYIHAQSRSPEASELRKRIINGANRYLEKQAFQEAEATIAKSPQEANLGGRPDVISKIRAYIRVLAAKKNLVTENADLQQVQGEYVWAIVFYLLRTGHVNEAAMYVNENQNHFRSIDRTFSSYINSYATSEDRRLKRPMQERCNNEYTQRVRNAPEGSIDPYRMACYKIVGRCELSNRSLEGLRFGIDDWIWLQFNLAREGDRTTELANETYGLADLQANIQEIGNKHFAAKSGAAGDDVNGSFSMFFFLQILAGMYEAAVAYLYSFSRTDAVHFAIALEYYGLLRPADAMSVANELKSFNTKGVMQINFAPLVGLYTQDFRAADVAAAVDYIVLICLNMDDPNNEADRQQAALCHEGLRALVLETREFSKLIGDIRPDGQRIRGMIEERGKLVALDDEADFLRTISLEAARAAEDSGRTTDAVLLNHLAGDYDAVIVLVSRTLSESISMDGGLDGDNEPLRLAPVKPRVEGVEAQEQAGTSLSLAAIDDPVELARTMLTMYERDIMFRRKIREPNRAACAVLLQMSEIKGLIQAQQWPDALDKIRSIDILPLDAKGDPSAIRSYAALFAGLSQAVASNVPNLVMWTTECCTRQRERLASGQFTGNEATARMLYNELRQITVDLTTYTSQLRYRFPPAILEALAKAAAD; encoded by the exons ATGAGCTTGTTTGGAGCGCCAGCAGCAAGCACTTCTGCTCCGGCTGCACCATCCCTGTTTGGAGCACCGGCAGCTGGTGCATCTGCGCCCGCTCCATCTTCCCTCTTCGGATcaacgcagcagcagcagccagcaTCTTCCGGGCTCTTCGGTGCTCAACCCGATCAAAAGAGGCCAGCTCCTGGCGGCGGTTCTCTGTTCGGCACAACTAATTCGGGAGCAGCCCAGCCGGCCGCATCTCAGAACTCCCAGCTCATAGGCCTCGATGGCAAACCTTCCAGCTCGCCATTCGCGACCGCAATACCGCAGACGAAACCGACAAGCTCACTTTTCAACAACACCGCAACCAATGCCGCTGGCGCGTCCATGTTTGACAGCTCAATCGCCAGACCCGCTGGGGCGCAGTCAGTCAACGGCTCCCAGGCTGGTGGTGCTCTGTTCGACTCGCTCCTAGCGAAAGCCAAGAAAAATGGTGATGGCGGCGACGGGGTCGAGTATTTGCCTAGCATTCAACTGGGCCTGAGCGACCTTCAACAGCGGTTGCGAAAACTTGGTCCCCAGGGTCGCGCTGCAGACCGCCCGCCTCTCGATGGCAGAGCACACTACCTCTTGGCCGCGTCCGGTGTCGACCCTGGAGCTGCCGTCAAAGACCTGGGTGATTTTGCTGCACGTGCGGGCGGCCGAGTCCCAGAGACTAGACCACTGGCCCCCAGCCCGGGTGAGCTCGACGTTGAAACCTATCTCTCCAACTTGCAAGCAAAGACCACCTTAAGCATGATTGCCGACGGCCTAGAGCGCTCGGTCAGGGATTTTGACAGCTTTCTCGAAGAAAATGTCAACATGGAGTGGGAGGCTCAAAGGAGGCGCATATACGATCACTTCGGGATCAAGCCAAGGGAAGATGCAGCTGGGCCCAAGAGGTCTAGCGTATCGACCGGTAGAGATGACGTGGGCGGTTTTGGCCGCTCAAAGAGGTCTAGGAACGCTACCGGCGGTGCTGAAGCTCCGGGCCGAGCCACCCAGAGGAATAGTACATTTGGCAAATCCGGCATGCTGCGGTCTGTCATCGGAAGCCCTAGCAGAATCGGATCCCATGGGGCTCAGTTCGTTGACGTTGAGATGGTGGGCCACAACGGGCTAGGTACCGGCATCCCCTCGATCAACGAGCGATTCCTGGACGACAAACAACGACAGTTTATTGAGAAGATTCATTCTTTAAACGACAGCCGCCTCATGAACCTATCATACCCAATCATGCATGAATTCGCCGACGTTACAAAGCGGTCCGGGGATGTGCATGCACCCAAGATCTACGAGGCGTACAATGCCATGATAGAGGTTATCGGCGAGGACCCAGATGCGGATCCTAATGTGCCTGGTTCAACCACGCGCCAGCGTCAATTTGCACAAAGCTACATCCATGCGCAATCCCGATCACCAGAGGCCTCTGAGCTGCGGAAGCGCATCATCAACGGGGCGAATCGGTACCTGGAAAAGCAGGCGTTCCAGGAAGCCGAGGCCACCATTGCTAAAAGCCCACAGGAGGCCAACCTGGGAGGCCGTCCCGATGTCATCAGCAAAATACGTGCCTACATCAGAGTtttggctgcaaagaagaACTTGGTGACTGAAAACGCAGACCTCCAGCAAGTTCAGGGAGAGTATGTCTGGGCCATTGTTTTCTATTTGTTGAGGACAGGTCACGTCAACGAAGCGGCTATGTACGTCAACGAGAACCAAAATCACTTCCGCAGCATTGACCGCACGTTCTCGTCATACATCAACAGCTATGCCACCAGCGAAGACCGAAGATTGAAGCGGCCTATGCAGGAGCGGTGCAACAACGAATATACCCAGCGTGTCCGCAATGCCCCAGAGGGAAGCATCGATCCGTATCGCATGGCTTGCTACAAGATCGTGGGTCGCTGTGAACTGAGCAATCGTTCTCTCGAAGGCCTTAGGTTCGGCATCGATGATTGGATTTGGCTTCAGTTCAACCTTGCACGCGAGGGTGACCGCACCACAGAACTTGCAAATGAGACCTATGGTCTGGCAGATCTGCAAGCCAACATTCAAGAAATTGGCAATAAGCATTTCGCAGCCAAGTCGGGTGCTGCTGGAGATGATGTCAACGGCTCCTTCAGCATGTTCTTCTTCCTGCAGATACTGGCAGGCATGTACGAGGCCGCGGTGGCATATCTCTATTCCTTCTCACGCACCGATGCTGTTCACTTCGCTATAGCGCTTGAGTATTACGGCCTTTTGCGCCCGGCCGACGCCATGTCGGTTGCAAACGAACTCAAGAGCTTCAACACAAAGGGCGTAATGCAGATCAACTTTGCACCGCTTGTCGGTCTCTACACGCAGGACTTCAGGGCAGCAGATGTGGCTGCAGCAGTGGACTATATCGTTCTCATATGTCTCAATATGGACGATCCCAACAATGAGGCGGATAGGCAACAAGCAGCGCTGTGCCACGAAGGCCTCAGGGCTCTGGTGCTTGAGACACGCGAATTCAGCAAGCTGATTGGTGACATCAGGCCCGACGGCCAGCGTATTAGAGGCATGATTGAGGAGCGTGGCAAGCTGGTTGCGTTAGACGACGAAGCAGACTTCCTGCGCACCATTTCCCTCGAGGCTGCCCGAGCCGCCGAGGATTCCGGACGCACAACCGACGCAGTCCTGCTCAACCACCTTGCAGGTGATTATGATGCCGTCATTGTTCTGGTCAGCCGTACTTTGAGCGAATCGATCTCGATGGACGGTGGACTCGATGGCGACAATGAGCCGTTGAGGTTGGCACCGGTTAAGCCGCGCGTCGAGGGCGTGGAAGCACAGGAGCAGGCGGGAACCAGCCTCAGTCTTGCTGCTATTGATGACCCGGTGGAGCTCGCCAGGACCATGCTCACCATGTATGAGCGTGACATCATGTTCAGGCGCAAGATTCGCGAGCCGAACCGTGCAGCTTGTGCGGTCCTGTTGCAGATGAGCGAAATCAAGGGTCTCATACAAGCCCAACAATGGCCCGACGCTTTGGAC AAAATCCGCAGTATTGACATTCTACCACTGGATGCCAAAGGTGACCCGAGCGCCATACGCAGTTACGCAGCCCTCTTCGCTGGCTTGTCACAGGCGGTGGCGAGCAACGTACCGAATCTGGTCATGTGGACGACCGAATGCTGTACCAGGCAGCGAGAGAGGCTGGCGAGCGGGCAGTTCACAGGCAACGAGGCTACCGCAAGGATGCTTTATAACGAGCTGAGGCAGATCACGGTCGACTTGACTACTTATACTAGTCAGCTGAGATACAGGTTCCCCCCTGCAATCCTGGAAGCTTTGGCCAAGGCTGCCGCTGATTAA
- a CDS encoding mannose-P-dolichol utilization defect 1 protein: MDAIRSLVQPITHKLPPPIRDLGESIIGPVCYKTLLLDVDPSDTTCVKLAVSKGLGIGIIAASSIVKVPQIIKLVNSKSASGVSFLSYLLETSAYLIGLAYNFRSGFPFSTYGETALILVQNVVISLLVLNYSGRQGVAALLVAALASSAATLFSEAMVDMKTMGYLQAGAGVLGVASKVPQIVAIWQQGGTGQLSAFAVFNYLAGSLSRIFTTLQEVDDQLILYGFVAGFVLNLVLAVQMVVYWSAPAPGNSQATAKKNKKKSQAKKTN, translated from the exons ATGGATGCGATTCGCTCTCTCGTACAGCCGATTACACACAAGCTACCCCCGCCAATCCGCGACCTCGGTGAATCCATCATTGGTCCAGTGTGTTACAAGACACTTCTTCTCGATGTCGACCCATCCGACACTACGTGTGTCAAGCTCGCCGTATCAAAAGGCCTGGGCATTGGTATAATTGCGGCATCATCGATCGTGAAGGTACCCCAGATTATCAAGCTGGTCAACTCAAAGTCGGCGTCGGGCGTATCCTTTCTATCTTATCTCCTCGAGACCTCGGCATATCTTATCGGTTTGGCATACAACTTTCGCAGTGGCTTCCCCTTCAGCACGTATGGCGAAACGGCCCTGATTTTGGTGCAAAACGTCGTGATCTCGCTGCTGGTGCTCAACTACagcggcaggcagggcgtGGCTGCGCTCTTGGTTGCCGCATTGGCGAGCTCGGCTGCGACGTTGTTCAGTGAGGCTATGGTGGACATGAAGACCATGGGCTATCTCCAGGCCGGTGCAGGTGTGTTGGGGGTTGCGAGCAAGGTGCCCCAGATTGTGGCCATCTGGCAGCAGGGAGGTACGGGACAGTTGAGCGCGTTTGCC GTCTTCAACTACCTTGCCGGTTCGCTGTCCCGCATATTCACAACTCTTCAGGAGGTCGATGATCAGTTGATCCTGTACGGATTCGTCGCTGGCTTTGTGCTAAACCTGGTCCTTGCTGTCCAGATGGTGGTTTATTGGAGTGCGCCCGCACCTGGAAACTCCCAGGCCACTgcaaagaagaacaagaagaagtcGCAGGCCAAGAAGACAAACTAG